In Desulfobaculum bizertense DSM 18034, the genomic stretch AGCGATCAGGGCCGTTATGTTTTGGTCACGATGGCCCTTGATGGCGCCCTGATTGAAAAATTCTTTGGCGCAAAATTTAACAAAGAAGACAGTCAGGAAGCCCTTGACCGAGCTGCTGCCAACGGCCTTCGCGCTCGCCTCACGACGCAGGGGCTTACTGGTGTCGCCTTTCTTCAGCTCGACTTTTCGGAAAAAGGACAGTTTGAACAGCTTCCTATTAGCTGGGAACCAGAAAATCCCTACATCCCCTCTGCTCCCAGCACCATGAGCCGTCTCGAAGCGGCATTCGACTCCATAGGCACTGGCCTTAAAGAAATCGAAAGTGTCGACTTCAAGGGCATTGGCCATTCTCTTAATGAGATTCTCGCCAAAATCAACGAAGGTCTCGGCGAAACCGAAGGCCCCAGTTTTGGCGTTCTTATCAAGCAGAACCTGACCGAATTACACGGCACTCTCGCCCGCACTCACGCCCTTCTCGCCAAGCCTGAAATCGACAGCATGATTGAAGACGCGTCCCGCACATTTGCCAGCACCCGTCGCATCACAAGCTCCGCAGAAAAAGACGTCAGCCCGCTCCTGCACAATCTCAACCTTGCCAGCGTAAACATGCTGAAAACAAGCGAAACCCTCCGCAAGCTTCTCGCGAGCGACAAGGTCAGAGCCTCCGTGGACAAGCTCCCCGAAGCCCTCACTGACATTCGCAACGCAGCTCGCGACATTCGGCGCGGTACGCAGGAACTTGAGCTGACCCTTCGCAACATGAACG encodes the following:
- a CDS encoding MlaD family protein — translated: MKHDRNFKIGLFILSGIFLLAALLVALGAGSIFKDSFIVETYFDESVQGLDVGGAVKFRGVQVGTVKSISFVWAQYDTPSDQGRYVLVTMALDGALIEKFFGAKFNKEDSQEALDRAAANGLRARLTTQGLTGVAFLQLDFSEKGQFEQLPISWEPENPYIPSAPSTMSRLEAAFDSIGTGLKEIESVDFKGIGHSLNEILAKINEGLGETEGPSFGVLIKQNLTELHGTLARTHALLAKPEIDSMIEDASRTFASTRRITSSAEKDVSPLLHNLNLASVNMLKTSETLRKLLASDKVRASVDKLPEALTDIRNAARDIRRGTQELELTLRNMNDITSSEAGVIRGILEKTREVMENLNAITTDVKENPSRLFLGAPPSKLNPEKLP